The following DNA comes from Enterocloster bolteae.
GGTGCAAGGTGATATTGGGAGGAGTAAATACCTGCCGTTATGCTGCGGAGAATCATGTATCCTTTATGATGATCCAAACCAGCCAGGAAGCGTTTTGGAACGCGCTGTCCGACGTCAAACGCACCTGGTCCATTTTCCGGAAGGAACAGGAGAAAGCCCTTCGCCTGCAGGCTTTGCTGGACATATCACACGATGGCATTCTGCTGATTGACCCTGATTTTAAGCTTACAGCCATGAACAGGAAAGCGCAGTCTGTCCTTGGAATAGACGGGGAGCACCTGCCCGTTGACGCCCTGTCCCTTGGAGGGGAGCTTAAGGATGTACTGGCAGGCGATGAAGAATATGTGAACCGCCTTGTCCAATATGGCAGCAATATGCTGAATGTAAGTAAAAACGTTCTGAAAATCCAATCATCCATCTGCGGGTATGTGGTCAATGTGCAGGCAGTGAAAGAAATCCAGAGCATGGAGCATGACATCCGAAAACGGATCTGTAAAAGGGGCCATATTGCCCGCTACAGGTTTGACGATATCACGGGAGAGTCGCCGGTTATGATATCGACTGTGGAGACGGCAAGAAGATACAGCCGGACGTCCTCCAATATTCTTCTGATTGGACAAAGCGGAACAGGAAAAGAGATGTTCGCTCAAAGCATCCATAATGACAGCCAGCGCAGGCGGATGCCCTTTGTGGCTGTTAATTGTGCTGCTATTCCGGAACAGCTTCTGGAAAGCGAGCTGTTCGGTTATGTACCGGGGGCTTTTACAGGAGCGCACAGGGACGGAAAGGCGGGACTTTTTGAGCTGGCCCACAAAGGAACCCTTTTTTTGGACGAAATCGGAGAGATTTCACTGCCGCTGCAGGCGAAACTACTGCGGGTTCTTCAGGAGAGGGAGATTATGCGGGTCGGGGGAGATTCTGTCATTCCCGTGGATATCCGCATCCTGGCGGCTACCAACCAGAATCTGGAGCAGCTGGCGGCTGAGCGTCAGTTTCGGGAGGATTTATTGTACCGCCTGGATGTGCTGCGGATCAATATTCCCTCTCTGAACCAGCGCAGGGAGGATATTTCTCTGCTTGCGGATTCCTATATGAAACGCGCGTTTCCTGATATACGGATAACAGATGAAGCAAAAGCATACTTAGAGCAGATGGACTGGCCCGGTAATGTGCGGCAGCTTTTTAATTTTTGCGAACGCCTTGCAGTGCTCTGCAACGGTTTTGCGGTGGATGCAGACCTTGTGGCCGCTGTATCCTTACAGGGAGGAATCCCGCTCGGGACAGGTTCAGTCCTCTCTGATGAGGAGGACGAACAGCGTATTATTACTAAGACCCTTGCATCCTGCCATTACCATAAGGGCAACACAGCCAAAGCTCTTGGCATCAGCCGTTCCACGCTTTGGCGCAAGCTGCGGGAATATGGAATCAGGACATGAGACAATACTAAGTAATCCAGCCGGATTTTTTCTGGGAGAAAATCCGGCTGGATATTTGTTTTTTTCCTGAGGCTTTCTGATAATAACAGGAATATGGTTTTTTTATATTATTTCCGTTTAGTTGGACACCACCAGCGTCTTCAGCCCATCCGTTGCGTTTGGGGCATTGAAGATATACAGAGTGTAGGATGTATTGGCGCTCATGTTGGCGGAGGTGGTTGCCACTGAGGTGTTGGGATAGGAGCCGGTCCTGGAGATGTAGAGCTGGTACCACCCCGGATAGAAGCTGGTGTAAGGGGTCACTTCCCTGTAGCGTACATTGCTGAACGCAGTATAGGAGGAGTTCTGGTTGCCGATGGATACGTCGAAGGGCCCCAGGTTCAGCGAAAGGTTGCAGGTCCGCAGACAGCTGGTGCCGGAAGGCGCGTTGCAGGAGATGTCGGATATTTCCATGATGTCCAGGCCGCTTGCCGTATTGATGATGGCAATGGTCATGGAGGCGGAGGCGCGTACCTGCACGGTCTTCTGGATGTACACATAGCCGTTGGCTCCTGACACGGTGACGGTCTGGGTGCCGGAGGCAGACTGGACGTAGCCTGTTATGTCCCCATTCCCCAGGCCGCTTGCCACCATCCAGTTGCCCAGGTACACGTAAAAGGGCTGGTACCCGGTGGAAGCATTGAGGATGCGCACCCTGCCGAAGCTGGTGGCGGTGCAGTTGTAGCATGGGAAGGTGACGCCGGGAATCACGGTGACAGAACCGCTGTTGCCGGGGAAAATAGGCCGGAAGATAGGCGGAAAGCCGGGACGGTTGCCGCTGTCCACAGGGCCGCCTTCACCTGGATTGGGAAGAGGTATGACCGGGACATTGGCGCCGTTATTCTGATTGCCGCCGCTGTCCACAGGACCGCCCTCGCCCGGATTGGGAAGAGGAGTAACGGGAACATCGGCCTCCCCCAGCTCTGCCGTGGTCAGGAGGGTGTCCGGATACTCATTCATTCTGTCTGTATGATAGGACTGATTGTTCATAGAGACCTCGCAAAAGATTGATTCACTATAGTCTATTCATATGGAAGAAGGAATGTGTATGTTTTTGAAAAAAAGGGAACTGCATTTTTGGCAGGCTGATGCATATAATAAAAGGAACCAGTGTATCAGGAGCGTGGGCGTATGTCATGGGAACCAAAGAAAACAGCCGTATCCGCACTGGGGCTGCCCCGGGACGTGATTCTGGGGGATGTGCTTATAAGCTTTGTGGGCAGGAGCCAGGTGAATGTGGAAAATTACAGGAGCATCCTGATTTACACGGATACCCTGATTAAGCTCCAGGCCAGGAACTGCAAGGTGGTGATTCACGGAGCCCGCTTAAAGATTGATTATTATACGGCGGAGGAGATGAAGATAACCGGCCAGGTCGGTTCTTTGGAATTTGAAACATAAATCAAAGGAGGGGCCTGTTTGATTGAATGGCTGTTACATAATTGGGAAGGATATGTAAGACTCCGTCTTCACGGCTATTCACCGGAACGTTTCCTGAATCTCTGCAATGCCAGGGGTCTGGAGGTATGGGGACTGATATGCAACCGGGACGGGGATTATGAGTTTTTTATGACTGTGGAAGGATACCGCCGGGTGAAGCCCCTGGTGCGCAAGGCACAGGTAAGGCTGCACATTACCGGCCGTTTCGGCCTCCCATTTTTTATTTACAGGCACAGGAAGCGCTGGTATTACGGTGCCGGAATCATGGCCTTTTTCCTGGTGCTTTACGTCATGTCCCTGTTTATCTGGGATATCCAGTTTGAGGGTAATTACAGGTATACCTACGATACTCTGGTCCGTTTTCTGGACACCCAGGACATTGATTACGGCATGCTAAAGGCC
Coding sequences within:
- a CDS encoding DUF4397 domain-containing protein, whose amino-acid sequence is MNNQSYHTDRMNEYPDTLLTTAELGEADVPVTPLPNPGEGGPVDSGGNQNNGANVPVIPLPNPGEGGPVDSGNRPGFPPIFRPIFPGNSGSVTVIPGVTFPCYNCTATSFGRVRILNASTGYQPFYVYLGNWMVASGLGNGDITGYVQSASGTQTVTVSGANGYVYIQKTVQVRASASMTIAIINTASGLDIMEISDISCNAPSGTSCLRTCNLSLNLGPFDVSIGNQNSSYTAFSNVRYREVTPYTSFYPGWYQLYISRTGSYPNTSVATTSANMSANTSYTLYIFNAPNATDGLKTLVVSN
- a CDS encoding sigma-54-dependent Fis family transcriptional regulator — its product is MIKIALAVPYKGFIENAYQIFRQHNEFYRAVDQENYEMEEVIVTSENVNQIKIEADIVLTRGLLAEILASLSKNIPVVEITVPAADILRTIRNCVEHYGKQKIGIIAAGNMLDGITELSDLSEAPIRTFVLTPDWNNEMLVKRAVSEGCKVILGGVNTCRYAAENHVSFMMIQTSQEAFWNALSDVKRTWSIFRKEQEKALRLQALLDISHDGILLIDPDFKLTAMNRKAQSVLGIDGEHLPVDALSLGGELKDVLAGDEEYVNRLVQYGSNMLNVSKNVLKIQSSICGYVVNVQAVKEIQSMEHDIRKRICKRGHIARYRFDDITGESPVMISTVETARRYSRTSSNILLIGQSGTGKEMFAQSIHNDSQRRRMPFVAVNCAAIPEQLLESELFGYVPGAFTGAHRDGKAGLFELAHKGTLFLDEIGEISLPLQAKLLRVLQEREIMRVGGDSVIPVDIRILAATNQNLEQLAAERQFREDLLYRLDVLRINIPSLNQRREDISLLADSYMKRAFPDIRITDEAKAYLEQMDWPGNVRQLFNFCERLAVLCNGFAVDADLVAAVSLQGGIPLGTGSVLSDEEDEQRIITKTLASCHYHKGNTAKALGISRSTLWRKLREYGIRT
- a CDS encoding YabP/YqfC family sporulation protein, which produces MSWEPKKTAVSALGLPRDVILGDVLISFVGRSQVNVENYRSILIYTDTLIKLQARNCKVVIHGARLKIDYYTAEEMKITGQVGSLEFET